A genome region from candidate division KSB1 bacterium includes the following:
- a CDS encoding nucleotidyltransferase domain-containing protein has product MTHKQNIISNLKMLMTDQVVFALVFGSLLNERFQNDSDIDLAVYHRKARPGIGEKMNFYQQFYELSSHELDIVFLNDCDLIIAMQVMANGELIINSDPGFFLNYKAMTISRYLDFKMSRKIIEDHMLNGRLYA; this is encoded by the coding sequence ATGACGCACAAACAAAACATTATATCAAATCTTAAAATGTTGATGACAGACCAGGTTGTTTTTGCGCTGGTCTTTGGATCTCTGCTGAATGAACGATTTCAAAATGACAGCGATATTGACCTGGCGGTTTATCACCGCAAAGCCCGTCCCGGTATCGGAGAAAAGATGAATTTTTATCAACAATTTTACGAATTATCATCGCATGAACTGGATATTGTCTTTTTGAATGATTGTGATCTGATCATTGCCATGCAGGTCATGGCCAATGGTGAACTGATCATTAATTCTGACCCCGGTTTTTTTCTCAATTATAAAGCCATGACCATCAGCCGATACCTGGATTTCAAGATGAGTCGTAAAATTATAGAAGACCATATGCTCAACGGGCGGTTGTATGCTTGA